The following coding sequences are from one Geothrix sp. window:
- the hutI gene encoding imidazolonepropionase, giving the protein MSDRRVLVNLRGLLTPDPARTWAVDRIPDAALALEGGRVAWLGRRADLPAAWADAPQVDGGGAWATPGFVDPHTHLLFGGNRSGEFNRRLAGVSYQQIAAEGGGIRETVRATRGATVEELVASGESRLRAFRQRGVVHLECKTGYGLELEAESRLTAAYAELKRRGWSLDVTLLPAHDLAPEFGGDAEANARAVAEDWLPELVRRHPGVARFCDVFVETGVFSADQGRRIFEAGQRLGLIPRVHADELTWTGGAELAAEVGAASADHLMFCSDAGMQAMAKADVTPVLLPGTTLFLGMRDWAPARKMIEAGCRVALATDFNPGSCPCVDPLTILRLGCLQLRMTFEEAFTAMTLHAARSLRHGDLGHLHPGARAEVLLWDVEELLELVYWVGEPHRPRCLPD; this is encoded by the coding sequence ATGTCGGATCGTCGCGTGCTCGTGAACCTCCGGGGTCTGCTGACCCCCGATCCCGCCCGGACCTGGGCGGTGGACCGCATCCCGGACGCGGCCCTGGCCCTGGAGGGCGGCCGGGTGGCCTGGCTGGGCCGTCGTGCGGACCTGCCCGCGGCCTGGGCCGACGCGCCCCAGGTCGATGGCGGCGGCGCCTGGGCCACGCCGGGTTTCGTGGATCCCCACACGCACCTGCTCTTCGGTGGCAACCGCTCGGGCGAGTTCAACCGGCGGCTCGCCGGCGTGAGCTACCAGCAGATCGCCGCCGAGGGCGGAGGCATCCGCGAGACCGTGCGCGCCACCCGCGGCGCCACCGTGGAGGAGCTGGTGGCCTCGGGGGAATCCCGCCTGCGGGCCTTCCGCCAGCGCGGCGTGGTGCATCTCGAGTGCAAGACCGGCTACGGCCTGGAACTGGAGGCCGAGTCCCGCCTCACGGCCGCTTACGCCGAGCTGAAGCGGCGCGGCTGGAGCCTCGACGTGACGCTGCTGCCCGCCCACGACCTGGCGCCGGAGTTCGGCGGCGATGCCGAGGCCAATGCCCGGGCCGTGGCCGAGGACTGGCTGCCGGAGCTGGTGCGCCGCCATCCCGGCGTGGCGCGCTTCTGCGACGTGTTCGTGGAGACCGGCGTGTTCAGCGCCGACCAAGGCCGCCGCATCTTCGAGGCGGGCCAGCGCCTGGGCCTCATCCCCCGCGTCCACGCCGACGAGCTCACCTGGACCGGCGGCGCGGAGCTGGCCGCGGAGGTGGGCGCCGCCAGCGCCGACCACCTGATGTTCTGCAGCGACGCAGGCATGCAGGCCATGGCCAAAGCCGACGTCACCCCCGTACTGCTGCCGGGCACCACGCTGTTCCTGGGCATGCGGGACTGGGCGCCGGCCCGGAAGATGATCGAGGCGGGCTGCCGCGTGGCCCTGGCCACGGACTTCAATCCCGGGTCGTGCCCCTGCGTGGATCCGCTCACCATCCTGCGCCTGGGCTGCCTGCAGCTGCGCATGACCTTCGAGGAGGCCTTCACGGCCATGACCCTCCACGCCGCCCGCAGCCTGCGCCACGGCGACCTGGGTCACCTGCACCCCGGGGCCCGCGCAGAGGTGCTGCTGTGGGACGTGGAAGAGCTGCTGGAGCTGGTGTACTGGGTGGGAGAGCCCCATCGCCCGAGGTGCCTGCCGGACTGA
- a CDS encoding DUF465 domain-containing protein, protein MDFLRPELQERLMKEHFEFRKLMEEHKSADSRLGDLQKKPSLSAKESLEEVELKKIKLRAKERIYHIVQEASKRADQ, encoded by the coding sequence ATGGATTTCCTGCGCCCAGAACTTCAGGAGCGCCTGATGAAGGAACACTTCGAATTCCGCAAGCTCATGGAAGAACACAAGTCCGCGGACTCGCGGCTCGGTGATCTCCAGAAGAAGCCCAGCCTCTCCGCCAAGGAATCCCTGGAAGAGGTGGAGCTGAAGAAGATCAAGCTGCGCGCCAAGGAACGCATCTATCACATCGTGCAGGAGGCCTCCAAGCGAGCCGACCAGTAG
- a CDS encoding ABC transporter ATP-binding protein — MSLVVEELVLQRADGVRLLGPLSLALAPGERLGLAGESGSGKSLLARALFGVLPPGVVQSGGALNAFGSRLDRPGPARDAIRGARLAWVPQDPLGALNPLLTLGEHLALLPGIHRKETPATALRRLGPLLERLRLPGDGAFLARFPHQLSGGQRQRLCLAMALSCDPELLVLDEPTTALDPLVQRDFLELMQELQRERGLGFLWITHDLAVASQVCERLLVLYGGAAMEAGPVGRLLTAPRHPYTARLLQAARHLPSPDAGFLPAPQERPAGCPFQLRCERTQTDCATWGPWQGPVAEGLRCRHPLRVEAAPGP; from the coding sequence ATGAGCCTGGTCGTCGAGGAACTGGTCCTGCAGCGGGCGGATGGGGTGCGCCTGCTGGGGCCCCTGAGCCTCGCCCTGGCCCCCGGAGAACGCCTGGGTCTGGCCGGGGAGAGCGGATCGGGCAAGAGCCTGCTGGCCCGGGCCCTGTTCGGCGTGCTGCCGCCGGGCGTGGTCCAGTCCGGCGGAGCCCTGAACGCCTTCGGGAGCCGCCTGGACCGGCCGGGCCCGGCCCGGGACGCCATCCGCGGCGCCCGCCTGGCCTGGGTGCCCCAGGACCCCCTGGGGGCCCTGAACCCGCTGCTCACCCTGGGGGAGCACCTGGCCCTGCTGCCGGGCATCCACCGGAAGGAGACCCCGGCCACGGCCCTGCGGCGGCTGGGTCCCCTGCTGGAGCGCCTGCGGCTGCCCGGCGACGGCGCCTTCCTGGCCCGCTTCCCCCACCAGCTCAGCGGCGGGCAGCGGCAGCGGCTCTGCCTGGCCATGGCCCTCTCCTGCGATCCGGAACTGCTGGTGCTGGACGAGCCCACCACGGCCCTGGATCCCCTGGTGCAGCGGGACTTCCTGGAACTGATGCAAGAGCTCCAGCGGGAGCGGGGCCTGGGCTTCCTGTGGATCACCCACGACCTGGCCGTGGCCTCGCAGGTCTGCGAGCGCCTGCTGGTGCTGTATGGCGGCGCGGCCATGGAGGCCGGCCCCGTGGGACGGCTGCTCACAGCGCCCCGGCATCCCTACACGGCCCGCCTGCTGCAGGCCGCCCGGCACCTGCCCTCCCCGGATGCCGGCTTCCTGCCCGCGCCCCAGGAACGCCCGGCCGGCTGCCCCTTCCAGCTCCGCTGTGAGCGGACGCAGACCGACTGCGCCACCTGGGGGCCCTGGCAGGGCCCGGTGGCGGAGGGTTTGCGCTGCCGGCATCCCCTGAGGGTGGAAGCGGCCCCGGGGCCGTGA
- the guaB gene encoding IMP dehydrogenase, translated as MLTLPLPRALTFDDVLLVPGYSELHPNQVDLGTRLTRDITLRIPLLSAAMDTVTESRMAIALAQLGGIGIVHKNLSPERQAEEVDKVKRSESGMITDPITIEPDAPIREAEALMAKFRISGVPVVEGHKLVGILTNRDLRFETRWDIPVREAMTKDNLVTVPVGTTLQEARAILQKHRIEKLLVVDGQGQLKGLITVKDIEKSIEYPNACKDGFGRLRVGAALGVGKDLLDRAAALVEAQVDVLCLDSSHGHSQGVLDAVKALKKAYPGVSLIAGNVATYQGAKDLCSAGADAVKIGIGPGSICTTRIVTGAGMPQITAVAEASRACREAGVPCIADGGIKFSGDVAKAIAAGASAVMIGSLFAGTDEAPGETIFYGGRTFKAYRGMGSLGAMKQGSKDRYFQEGKDDTKLVPEGIEGQVPYKGKMGDLVTQLMGGLRAGMGLSGGKSIADFQEKATFVEISGSGLRESHAHDVMITKEAPNYRME; from the coding sequence ATGCTGACCTTGCCCCTGCCGCGCGCCCTGACTTTTGACGACGTCCTGCTGGTGCCGGGCTACTCGGAGCTCCACCCCAACCAGGTGGACCTGGGCACCCGCCTCACCCGCGACATCACCCTGCGCATCCCCCTGCTCTCGGCGGCCATGGACACCGTGACCGAGAGCCGCATGGCCATCGCCCTGGCCCAGCTGGGTGGCATCGGCATCGTCCACAAGAACCTCAGCCCCGAGCGCCAAGCCGAGGAGGTGGACAAGGTGAAGCGCTCGGAATCGGGCATGATCACCGACCCCATCACCATCGAGCCCGACGCCCCCATCCGCGAGGCCGAGGCCCTCATGGCCAAGTTCCGCATCAGCGGCGTGCCCGTGGTGGAGGGCCACAAGCTGGTGGGCATCCTCACCAACCGCGACCTGCGCTTCGAGACCCGCTGGGACATCCCCGTGCGCGAGGCCATGACCAAGGACAACCTGGTCACCGTGCCCGTGGGCACCACGCTGCAGGAGGCCCGCGCCATCCTGCAGAAGCACCGCATCGAGAAGCTGCTGGTAGTGGACGGCCAGGGCCAGCTCAAGGGCCTCATCACCGTCAAGGACATCGAGAAGTCCATCGAGTACCCCAACGCCTGCAAGGACGGCTTCGGCCGCCTGCGCGTGGGCGCCGCCCTGGGCGTGGGCAAGGACCTGCTGGACCGCGCCGCCGCCCTGGTGGAGGCCCAGGTGGACGTGCTCTGCCTGGACAGCTCCCACGGCCACAGCCAGGGCGTGCTGGACGCCGTGAAGGCCCTGAAGAAGGCCTACCCCGGCGTGTCCCTCATCGCCGGCAACGTGGCCACCTACCAGGGCGCGAAGGACCTCTGCAGCGCCGGCGCCGACGCCGTGAAGATCGGCATCGGGCCCGGATCGATCTGCACCACCCGCATCGTCACCGGCGCGGGCATGCCCCAGATCACGGCCGTGGCCGAGGCCAGCCGGGCCTGCCGCGAGGCCGGGGTGCCCTGCATCGCCGATGGCGGCATCAAGTTCAGCGGCGACGTGGCCAAGGCCATCGCCGCGGGTGCCAGCGCCGTGATGATCGGCAGCCTCTTCGCCGGCACCGACGAGGCCCCGGGCGAGACCATCTTCTACGGCGGCCGCACCTTCAAGGCCTACCGCGGCATGGGTAGCCTGGGCGCCATGAAGCAGGGCAGCAAGGACCGCTACTTCCAGGAAGGCAAGGACGACACCAAGCTCGTGCCCGAGGGCATCGAGGGCCAAGTGCCCTACAAGGGCAAGATGGGCGACCTGGTCACCCAGCTCATGGGCGGCCTGCGCGCGGGCATGGGCCTCAGCGGCGGCAAGAGCATCGCCGACTTCCAGGAGAAGGCCACCTTCGTGGAGATCAGCGGCTCCGGCCTGCGCGAAAGCCACGCCCACGACGTGATGATCACCAAGGAAGCGCCGAACTACCGGATGGAGTAA
- a CDS encoding GxxExxY protein, translating to MNTDQDKNLRPDHDPLTEVVIGLVFKVANGLGSGFLEKVYENALAMELQAAGLTFEQQVPITVSYEGQVVGSYIADLVVEGRLLIELKACQALEAVHTAQCLNYLRATGLSTCLLINFGLPKPQIKRISR from the coding sequence ATGAACACTGATCAAGATAAGAACTTGAGGCCGGATCATGATCCGCTGACGGAGGTCGTGATCGGGTTGGTGTTCAAGGTGGCCAATGGACTTGGATCGGGGTTCCTGGAAAAGGTGTACGAAAATGCCTTGGCCATGGAACTGCAGGCGGCCGGGCTTACCTTCGAGCAGCAGGTCCCCATCACCGTTTCCTATGAGGGGCAGGTGGTGGGCAGCTACATCGCCGATTTGGTTGTCGAGGGCCGGCTCCTTATCGAATTGAAGGCCTGCCAGGCCCTGGAGGCTGTCCACACCGCGCAGTGCCTCAACTACCTGAGAGCCACCGGTCTGTCTACCTGTCTGCTGATCAACTTTGGCCTGCCCAAGCCCCAGATCAAACGTATCTCCCGCTAG
- a CDS encoding dihydroorotase codes for MSLLVKNVRLVDPAQNLDGPGVLLVVDGKVEAIATDAAAIPKREDIEVLDGGGAVLCPGFVDLHVHFREPGQTRKESIETGSRAAVAGGFTSVCAMANTKPVNDSVAITEMMLTRAAKADLCRYFPIGTVSREMKGEELADMGTLKAAGCVAFSDDGLPITNASLMRRALEYTRWLEVPVVAHEEDKDLAGKGYMHEGAVSASLGCLGIPAAAEEAMVARDIVLAEHTGGHLHLAHLSTAGSMRMVREAKARGLAVTCEVTPHHFALSDKELMKFDSDYKMNPPLRTETDIQALLEAIADGTVDAIATDHAPHGWDDKEVELPIAAFGVIGLETALPLTLELLVNRQVISLAKAISLLAWEPARAFHLDRQGLGSLKPGAPADFVLFDPNQKVQVDRAFIQSKSFNTPFKGWNLPGQILGTWVAGKRVWG; via the coding sequence ATGTCCCTGCTCGTGAAGAATGTCCGTCTGGTCGACCCGGCCCAGAACCTCGATGGTCCTGGCGTGCTGCTCGTGGTGGACGGGAAGGTGGAGGCGATCGCGACGGACGCGGCGGCGATCCCGAAGCGCGAGGACATCGAGGTGCTCGACGGCGGCGGGGCGGTGTTGTGCCCGGGTTTCGTGGACCTGCACGTGCACTTCCGCGAGCCGGGCCAGACGCGCAAGGAGAGCATCGAGACCGGCAGCCGGGCGGCGGTGGCCGGGGGCTTCACCTCCGTCTGCGCCATGGCCAACACCAAGCCCGTGAACGACAGCGTGGCCATCACGGAGATGATGCTCACGCGGGCCGCCAAGGCCGACCTCTGCCGCTACTTCCCCATTGGCACGGTGAGCCGCGAGATGAAGGGCGAGGAGCTGGCGGACATGGGCACCCTCAAGGCCGCGGGCTGCGTGGCCTTCTCGGACGACGGCCTGCCCATCACGAACGCCTCCCTCATGCGCCGGGCCCTGGAATACACCCGCTGGCTGGAAGTGCCTGTGGTGGCCCACGAAGAGGACAAGGATCTGGCCGGCAAGGGCTACATGCACGAGGGGGCCGTGAGCGCCTCGCTGGGGTGCCTGGGCATTCCCGCGGCGGCCGAAGAAGCCATGGTGGCCCGGGACATCGTGCTGGCCGAGCACACGGGCGGCCACCTGCACCTGGCCCACCTCAGCACGGCCGGCTCCATGCGCATGGTGCGCGAGGCCAAGGCCCGCGGCCTCGCCGTCACCTGCGAGGTCACGCCCCACCACTTCGCCCTGTCAGACAAGGAGCTGATGAAGTTCGACAGCGACTACAAGATGAACCCGCCCCTGCGCACCGAGACCGACATCCAGGCCTTGCTGGAAGCCATCGCGGACGGCACCGTGGACGCCATCGCCACGGACCACGCGCCCCATGGCTGGGATGACAAGGAGGTGGAGCTGCCCATCGCCGCCTTCGGCGTCATCGGCCTGGAGACCGCCCTGCCCCTCACCCTGGAGCTGCTGGTGAACCGCCAGGTCATCAGCCTGGCCAAGGCCATCAGCCTGCTGGCCTGGGAGCCCGCCAGGGCCTTCCACCTCGACAGGCAGGGCCTCGGCAGCCTGAAGCCCGGCGCCCCCGCCGACTTCGTCCTCTTCGACCCGAACCAGAAGGTCCAGGTCGACCGCGCCTTCATCCAGTCCAAGTCCTTCAACACCCCCTTCAAGGGCTGGAACCTCCCCGGCCAGATCCTCGGCACCTGGGTCGCCGGCAAGCGTGTGTGGGGTTGA
- a CDS encoding DUF4760 domain-containing protein produces the protein MALDTWKDIATIGGTIIALGTLVKAVAEYTIQGAQKRAEHFIALRKRFKENEEFLELCSLIDMNDPKLAEMEFKSKRDLLGFFEEIALFVNSGLIRKQLAHYMFGYYALRCWECKYFWTNINRDSHYWALFRAFVMDMKIREREFKFDNREFKF, from the coding sequence ATGGCGCTTGATACCTGGAAGGATATCGCCACGATTGGTGGAACAATCATAGCCCTTGGTACTCTTGTTAAGGCTGTGGCTGAATACACAATACAAGGGGCCCAAAAACGTGCTGAACACTTTATCGCCTTGCGAAAACGTTTCAAAGAGAATGAAGAATTTCTTGAACTATGTTCTTTAATTGACATGAATGATCCGAAGCTTGCTGAAATGGAGTTTAAATCAAAACGAGATTTACTTGGTTTTTTTGAAGAAATTGCATTATTTGTCAATTCCGGTTTAATTCGCAAACAGTTGGCTCATTACATGTTTGGTTACTACGCACTGCGATGTTGGGAGTGCAAATATTTTTGGACTAACATTAATCGCGATAGCCACTATTGGGCATTATTTCGCGCATTCGTGATGGATATGAAAATTCGTGAACGCGAATTCAAATTCGACAACCGAGAGTTTAAATTTTGA
- a CDS encoding low molecular weight protein tyrosine phosphatase family protein, with protein MKHVLFICSQNRLRSPTAEKIFFGRPGVEVASAGLNPDAVNPLSSDLLEWADVVFVMEKSHRNKLSKKFKTFLTDQRVICLDIPDLFEYMDPMLVRLLEEKVSPFLARYGGEPS; from the coding sequence TTGAAACACGTCCTCTTCATCTGCAGCCAGAATCGACTCCGAAGCCCAACCGCGGAGAAAATCTTCTTTGGTCGACCTGGTGTCGAGGTTGCGTCAGCTGGATTGAACCCCGACGCCGTAAATCCGCTGTCGAGTGACCTCCTCGAATGGGCGGATGTTGTGTTCGTAATGGAAAAGTCTCACCGCAATAAGCTCTCCAAGAAATTCAAAACCTTTCTCACCGATCAACGTGTCATTTGTCTCGATATCCCGGATTTGTTCGAATACATGGATCCAATGCTGGTCCGTCTCCTTGAAGAGAAAGTCAGTCCATTCCTGGCGCGATATGGT